From Rhea pennata isolate bPtePen1 chromosome 26, bPtePen1.pri, whole genome shotgun sequence, the proteins below share one genomic window:
- the ATP5MC1 gene encoding ATP synthase F(0) complex subunit C1, mitochondrial — protein MQTPVALLGSPALFRCCSRALARPVSVSVFSRPEIQTVQLAGVSHPQLSRREFQTSAVSRDIDTAAKFIGAGAATVGVAGSGAGIGTVFGSLIIGYARNPSLKQQLFSYAILGFALSEAMGLFCLMVAFLILFAM, from the exons ttCCGGTgctgttccagggctctggcCAGGCCAGTTTCGGTGTCTGTTTTCAGCAGGCCTGAGATTCAGACTGTACAG CTAGCTGGTGTTTCCCATCCACAGCTGAGCCGCCGGGAATTCCAGACCAGTGCTGTTTCCAGGGATATTGACACTGCTGCAAAGTTCATTGGTGCTGGTGCTGCCACGGTTGGGGTGGCTGGTTCAGGAGCAGGTATTGGGACAGTGTTTGGCAGCTTGATCATTGGCTATGCCAG GAATCCATCCctcaagcagcagcttttctcttATGCCATCCTGGGCTTTGCCCTGTCTGAGGCTATGGGTCTCTTCTGTTTGATGGTGGCATTCCTTATCCTCTTTGCTATGTGA